A genomic region of Gemmata massiliana contains the following coding sequences:
- a CDS encoding DUF1559 domain-containing protein, translating to MRLGTKTARGFTLIELLVVIAIIAILIGLLLPAVQKVREAAARMRCSNNLKQIGLAYHNHESTFGYFPTAGGRWWDPANGPIPAKSAVSPPALDLTTQLAGWQFQILPYIEQTNLWKLSPVSNSAADQTLGRNAAIDKVVVPTYSCASRGLQPYSSLNESGRMIFRADYVSSYGTSYEYDNPHNGMDVDNFEGRLSVTGVTDGTSNTLMVGEKYIPINRYQSDDWGSDPITRGHGWGVCRRTWDLPIPDNIGQRDTSTNWNYGANERFGSAHQTGMNVVFADGSVKHLRYNMDVGAYRAIGTRNGSEVVPGDL from the coding sequence ATGCGCCTGGGGACCAAGACAGCCCGAGGGTTCACGTTAATCGAACTCTTGGTGGTGATCGCGATCATCGCGATCCTGATCGGTTTGCTGTTACCAGCCGTGCAGAAGGTCCGCGAAGCCGCGGCCCGAATGAGGTGCTCTAACAATCTCAAACAGATCGGGTTGGCGTACCACAACCACGAGAGCACGTTCGGCTACTTCCCGACGGCCGGCGGCCGATGGTGGGATCCGGCCAACGGCCCGATCCCGGCCAAGTCCGCGGTCAGCCCGCCGGCCCTCGACCTGACAACCCAGTTGGCCGGGTGGCAGTTCCAGATCCTCCCCTATATCGAGCAAACGAACCTCTGGAAATTGTCGCCGGTGTCGAACTCAGCAGCCGATCAGACGCTCGGCCGGAACGCGGCGATCGACAAAGTTGTGGTCCCGACGTACTCTTGCGCGAGCCGCGGGCTCCAACCGTACTCCAGCCTTAACGAATCCGGTCGGATGATCTTTCGGGCCGACTACGTGAGCAGCTACGGTACGTCATACGAGTACGACAACCCGCACAACGGAATGGACGTCGACAACTTCGAGGGGCGCCTGAGTGTCACCGGGGTCACGGACGGGACGTCGAACACACTCATGGTCGGCGAGAAGTACATCCCGATCAACCGGTACCAGAGCGACGACTGGGGGAGCGACCCGATCACCCGGGGGCACGGGTGGGGCGTGTGCCGGCGGACCTGGGATCTGCCGATCCCGGACAACATCGGGCAGCGCGACACCTCGACCAACTGGAACTACGGGGCCAACGAGCGGTTCGGCTCAGCCCACCAGACCGGCATGAACGTGGTGTTCGCCGACGGCTCGGTCAAGCACCTCCGGTACAACATGGACGTGGGCGCGTACCGGGCGATCGGCACCCGCAACGGCAGTGAGGTAGTACCGGGCGATCTGTGA
- a CDS encoding SET domain-containing protein, with amino-acid sequence MQLASYRSPKTVVRQSRIVGRGLFATEPIVRDEIVCVKGGHLLDKTSLERLKAVVNDADMQIADDLFLAPTTAEEFESVMMFLNHSCEPNVGVQGQIAFVAMRDVAAGEELTLDYATIDHDAEPMPCRCGASTCRRLVTGRDWQLPALQRKYEGYFAWHLQRRMRIGQ; translated from the coding sequence ATGCAGCTCGCGTCTTATCGGTCGCCGAAAACAGTTGTCAGACAAAGCAGAATCGTTGGTCGGGGGTTGTTCGCGACTGAGCCGATCGTTCGCGATGAAATCGTGTGCGTAAAGGGTGGCCACCTACTCGACAAGACGAGTCTGGAGCGTCTTAAAGCGGTCGTGAACGACGCCGATATGCAGATCGCTGACGACCTGTTTCTTGCACCGACAACGGCCGAGGAATTCGAGTCGGTGATGATGTTCCTGAACCACTCGTGCGAACCGAACGTGGGCGTGCAGGGACAGATCGCGTTCGTTGCGATGCGGGACGTGGCCGCGGGTGAAGAACTGACATTGGACTACGCCACAATCGACCACGACGCCGAACCGATGCCGTGTCGGTGTGGAGCCTCAACCTGTCGCAGACTGGTGACGGGAAGGGACTGGCAACTCCCGGCCCTTCAGCGAAAATACGAGGGTTATTTTGCGTGGCACTTGCAACGACGAATGCGAATTGGGCAGTAA